In Desulfovibrio sp. JC010, one genomic interval encodes:
- a CDS encoding TfuA-like protein: MKPVIFCGPSLNVQEAAKILDAVYLPPAGQGDILGVIENLKPSAIGLIDGVWDGQVVWYREIMLALDAGIPVYGSSHIGAVRAVELAACGMRGVGRIYETLKEQDFLDYGEAACSWKCDAEQYIRLGEPMVNVRATLAAAVHDGIIDEGNRADMEAAAASIFYQDRTWDRVLHDFARISEAEFSDRFNAWLGQGYVDQQALDALKLVESLRNPLPVEKGTDRQWKGAGLTQCVQDRFTLLPKAKGRVSRSEIVDYAALHHPGFNEINFNALNRKLVMLFAHELGVESDSELESIEEERFRRRRKLNDDQDFAEWMKKNDLTVEQFSEMMAERAVCHQLHRWLMQVKQPASRNTRAVLEELKMRGDYPQIADKVALRNRLIEEKVKLPDKIEQIETGSLFREHLVQTGIPWEYDYRVQIQEYGLSGSSFSMELYKSRFAREYMRELVLGDGKDTGNDS; the protein is encoded by the coding sequence ATGAAACCGGTAATCTTCTGCGGTCCAAGCCTGAATGTTCAGGAGGCCGCGAAAATTCTGGACGCTGTTTATCTCCCTCCTGCCGGACAAGGCGACATTCTGGGAGTAATTGAGAATTTAAAGCCCAGCGCCATAGGATTGATTGACGGTGTCTGGGACGGGCAGGTTGTCTGGTATCGCGAAATAATGCTGGCCCTTGATGCCGGAATTCCTGTTTACGGATCATCCCACATTGGAGCTGTGCGGGCAGTGGAGCTTGCTGCCTGCGGTATGCGCGGGGTCGGCAGAATTTACGAAACGCTGAAAGAGCAGGATTTCCTTGATTACGGGGAGGCTGCCTGTAGCTGGAAATGTGATGCAGAACAATACATCCGTCTGGGCGAACCCATGGTGAATGTTCGCGCAACACTTGCGGCGGCAGTGCATGACGGTATTATTGATGAGGGCAACCGTGCTGATATGGAAGCAGCCGCGGCATCCATTTTTTATCAGGATCGCACATGGGACAGGGTTCTTCATGATTTTGCCCGGATTTCAGAGGCTGAATTTTCTGATAGATTCAATGCGTGGCTTGGGCAGGGGTATGTGGATCAGCAGGCTTTGGATGCATTGAAGCTGGTTGAAAGCCTGCGCAATCCGCTGCCGGTTGAAAAGGGGACTGACCGGCAGTGGAAGGGAGCAGGATTGACTCAATGTGTGCAGGATCGTTTTACCCTGCTGCCAAAAGCCAAAGGCCGGGTCAGCCGTTCTGAAATTGTCGATTATGCCGCTTTGCATCATCCCGGATTTAACGAAATCAATTTCAACGCACTGAACAGGAAGCTGGTCATGCTGTTTGCCCATGAGCTGGGTGTTGAAAGTGATTCCGAACTTGAAAGCATTGAGGAAGAACGTTTTCGCAGACGTAGAAAGCTTAATGATGATCAGGATTTTGCTGAATGGATGAAGAAAAACGACCTTACCGTAGAGCAGTTCAGCGAAATGATGGCCGAGCGGGCTGTGTGTCATCAGCTTCACCGCTGGTTGATGCAGGTCAAGCAACCGGCCAGTCGGAATACCAGAGCGGTATTGGAAGAATTGAAAATGCGCGGGGACTATCCGCAAATAGCGGATAAAGTAGCGTTAAGGAACAGATTGATCGAAGAGAAAGTAAAACTGCCTGATAAGATAGAACAGATCGAGACAGGAAGTTTATTCCGCGAGCACCTTGTGCAGACAGGGATTCCGTGGGAATATGATTATCGGGTGCAGATTCAGGAGTACGGGCTTTCAGGTTCGTCCTTCAGCATGGAATTATATAAGTCCCGGTTTGCGCGGGAATATATGCGTGAGCTTGTATTGGGCGATGGCAAAGACACTGGAAATGATTCCTAA
- a CDS encoding Nif11-like leader peptide family RiPP precursor yields the protein MSAEAATQWVLKLHENEELRREAEAAGSFEDRQALARQHGFEFCKEEIEDAFKADDELSDDDLDAVAGGSIAMKEANKRAKTEAFIAAASSVAAAM from the coding sequence ATGTCCGCAGAAGCAGCTACACAATGGGTTTTAAAACTTCATGAAAACGAGGAATTGCGCAGGGAAGCCGAAGCAGCAGGGTCATTTGAAGACCGTCAGGCCCTGGCCAGGCAGCATGGCTTTGAGTTCTGCAAAGAAGAAATCGAGGACGCATTTAAAGCTGATGACGAACTGTCTGATGATGATCTGGATGCCGTAGCCGGGGGAAGTATCGCCATGAAAGAGGCAAATAAAAGGGCCAAGACAGAAGCCTTCATTGCTGCTGCCAGTTCTGTTGCTGCTGCAATGTAG
- a CDS encoding mechanosensitive ion channel family protein, with translation MKKYFPAIILFSLLICAVPALSKSTPVQSIQDSLSALENSKKSILAGNDKEKADAIILKHRAILKKIFDTIKSEQQLHADQFSRVDSIKHLEDKIHIHEMREESAAINHDKIKLATDRIHDRIWSFLSFLVNARNTYVCQEQILNNIEGQRQWLKKINVPANPDSASDRELNNSLLNYKSVADTFSTILKYTQDNIDGLATTSWTHYFNIKTLLKSINTSSDQIKNINNLMTPVNLSVGKMVLAALVFLLCLLLSLFLKKMENRVEEYIISNDRSFERNHIFFKKIHKPSKHIVFFFISHMIFLVLFFDTPFEKYINIACYTVYSALFLYLISNVIDVMAIMHIDRLDRSDKGLREEFINLTIRAVKVIALIAVVITGLDQYGIKVTTILSTLGIGGLAVALAAKDSLANFFGGLVILMDDVYRQGDWIEAGDVDGTVVELGVRSTTVRSFSNALITVPNSSIAGQHVINWSRREVGRRIKIIIGVGCDSDMADMKNAIEDIRCLLKVHPGIAQPADGAQCENPKMAKLLTHTDLKGVKNSQMVYFDSFGNYTFNILVYCFTKTTDWNEWLNIKQDLLYKINDVVGENNLTMPYPTQVVLKQEIEAAGGGGE, from the coding sequence TTGAAGCACCGGGCCATACTGAAAAAAATATTTGATACAATAAAAAGCGAACAGCAGCTTCACGCTGATCAGTTCAGCCGTGTAGATTCGATCAAGCATCTTGAAGACAAAATCCATATTCATGAGATGCGCGAAGAGAGCGCGGCAATAAATCATGATAAAATTAAACTCGCCACAGACAGGATTCATGACCGGATCTGGAGTTTCCTTTCATTTCTGGTCAATGCGAGAAATACGTATGTCTGCCAAGAACAGATCCTCAATAATATTGAAGGACAGCGGCAGTGGCTTAAAAAAATAAATGTTCCCGCAAACCCTGACTCTGCATCTGACCGGGAATTAAACAATTCCCTCCTAAATTATAAATCTGTGGCGGATACTTTTTCGACTATCCTGAAATACACGCAAGACAATATTGACGGACTGGCGACCACCAGTTGGACCCACTATTTTAACATAAAAACACTACTGAAAAGCATCAACACTTCCTCGGATCAGATAAAAAACATCAACAACCTCATGACTCCCGTCAATTTAAGTGTTGGGAAGATGGTTCTTGCTGCTTTGGTCTTTCTGTTATGCCTGCTCTTATCACTTTTTCTTAAAAAAATGGAAAACAGAGTTGAGGAATATATCATTAGCAATGACCGCTCATTTGAGCGAAACCATATTTTCTTTAAAAAAATACACAAGCCATCCAAGCATATAGTTTTTTTCTTCATCAGCCACATGATCTTTCTGGTGCTGTTCTTTGACACCCCTTTTGAAAAATATATCAATATAGCCTGCTATACTGTTTACTCTGCCCTATTTCTCTATCTCATTTCCAACGTAATCGATGTCATGGCCATTATGCACATTGACCGGCTGGACCGTTCTGACAAGGGACTCCGGGAAGAATTCATCAATCTGACCATCAGGGCCGTAAAGGTCATCGCATTAATCGCCGTAGTCATTACCGGCCTTGATCAGTACGGGATTAAGGTCACCACCATCCTTTCCACCCTCGGTATCGGCGGATTGGCTGTGGCTCTTGCGGCCAAAGATTCTCTGGCCAATTTTTTTGGCGGGCTGGTCATTCTTATGGACGATGTTTACCGGCAGGGGGATTGGATTGAAGCGGGCGATGTGGACGGAACCGTCGTGGAACTGGGAGTGCGCAGCACCACCGTGCGCAGCTTTTCCAACGCCTTGATCACCGTGCCCAACTCCAGCATCGCGGGGCAGCATGTGATCAACTGGAGCAGGCGGGAAGTTGGCCGCCGTATCAAAATAATCATCGGAGTCGGCTGTGACAGCGATATGGCCGACATGAAAAATGCTATTGAAGACATCCGCTGCCTGCTTAAGGTACATCCGGGCATAGCCCAGCCAGCAGACGGAGCACAGTGCGAAAACCCGAAAATGGCCAAGCTGCTTACCCATACCGACCTGAAAGGAGTAAAAAACAGCCAGATGGTCTATTTCGACAGCTTCGGCAACTATACTTTCAACATCCTTGTTTATTGCTTCACCAAAACAACTGACTGGAATGAATGGCTGAATATTAAGCAGGATCTTCTTTACAAGATCAATGATGTCGTGGGTGAAAACAACCTGACCATGCCCTATCCGACACAGGTTGTTTTGAAACAGGAGATTGAAGCAGCGGGCGGAGGCGGTGAATAG